A window of the Spinacia oleracea cultivar Varoflay unplaced genomic scaffold, BTI_SOV_V1 SOVchr0_038, whole genome shotgun sequence genome harbors these coding sequences:
- the LOC110780378 gene encoding uncharacterized protein: MRGQKDYDHQLGQVMLLGKSPMDPFPRIEICESDGGRVATPHDDPLVVEIKISNMRVKRILIDTGSSYDIMSMECLSHLAHDPKTIESIHYPIIGFGGSIIHPVGVITFPVRIGGRNDGRKMGVEFLIVKDLTAYNVILGRPTLSKIKVVVVTHLMLLKNVCDDGAIGIIHGDQQQAQDCYLTTLNP; encoded by the coding sequence atgagggGACAGAAAGATTATGACCACCAGCTAGGTCAAGTGATGTTATTAGGAAAGTCACCAATGGACCCATTCCCCCGGATAGAAATATGTGAATCAGATGGAGGACGCGtagccaccccgcatgacgaccCTCTCGTTGTCGAGATCAAGATCTCCAACATGAGGGTAAAGCGCATATTGATAGATACAGGGAGTTCATATGATATAATGAGCATGGAGTGTCTAAGCCATCTTGCACATGACCCTAAGACAATTGAAAGCATCCACTACCCTATCATTGGCTTTGGAGGAAGCATCATACACCCTGTGGGCGTCATTACCTTTCCAGTACGAATAGGAGGACGTAATGATGGAAGAAAGATGGGTGTGGAATTCCTAATCGTCAAGGACTTGactgcatacaatgtcatcttgggacgTCCCACGCTGAGCAAGATCAAAGTAGTGgtcgtcacccatctcatgCTCCTGAAGAATGTATGTGACGACGGAGCGATAGGAATtatacatggagatcaacagCAAGCACAGGACTGCTATCTCACCACTCTTAACCCGTAA